In bacterium, the genomic window AGACTGTAGCTTGAGGTGTACCACCATCTATGATTAACCACTTTTTTTCGGGACTATCTCCATCTTGGTCGTAGTATTGTACATAATAGTAGAAGTTTGTATTTGTATCACCAGATAATGGATCAACAGAAGGATTGGAAAGCGTGGGATTATGGTTTTGGGGACTGGTTACTGTAACTTGAATTGGACCAAAATCTTCTGGTGAATTTCCAGTCTGTGAATTTTGTTCATCATTCCACTGACCTTTGGTATCAACCACATGCAAGCCATAGTAATAAGTACCTGTTGAAGTTGGAGTATCGTAGAATGAACCAGAATAGTTTGTTTGTCCTGAAAGGGTTGTTGTTTGAATAGGATTGGGTGGTTGTGGCCAATTAGGATAATTATTCGTTCGCCAAAGTTCTGTCTCTTTTAAACCAATGTCATCCGAGACAGTATAGGAAATAGTAAATGAATTGCCTAAAGTTACTGATCTTGGTTGAACATCAAAGGCATTGACGGTGGGAGGGTTGTCTTTAGTCCAGCAAGCACCATATTCGTCCCAACTTGCCTGATTCATTATATGATAGGCGTAAAGGCTGACTCCTTCATATCCATAACCTTGGACAGTGTCACAGAATCTTTTAATCTCGCCATTATAAATTTCCCTTCCTATCTCCAGTTTTCCACCCTGCCCCACTGGCACTATAGGCTTAACAGAATCGCTGTAACCTCCTTGCTTCCAGACACTATGCCAATAATCAAAATCATTCTTCATTCGTTGAAGTTCTTCTTCCGGAGTTAAAGGCCGTGCTGCCCAATATGCCTGCGGCATATTCCTATTACTATACTTGCCAAACTCAAGCCATGGAAACCATTCATGGCCTGTAACCCTTGCAAAGGAAGAATAAGCAATAAAACTTGTTGGATGTTTCTGTCTAATGCCTTTCATATATTGTTCAGCTATAGTTCCTTTTCCCTGACCTTCGTATGCTGACTCTGCATTGATAACAAGCCCATCTATTCCAGAAATATCTAAAATCATGTTGGAAACATCTAATTCAGAAACATTTGGTATTCCATATTGATCGGAACTGTAAACAAAATGCCACCCAAAAACTTTAATTCCAGAATTGTGAAATTGTTTTATTACCTCACTGAACCCGCCGTATTGTGATGCCCAATTGTATAGATAGTCACCTGGATCAAGCCAGTAGCCATCGCTATCACCACATTTTATTATGACCCAATTAACACCTGCAGATTTCAGTCTATTTAAAACTTTACTTAAGTCTCCATTTTCACATTCCCATATTCTCCATATCCAAAGTCCTTTACCCGTGGAAGCTAACACTGGATAAGCAGAAAGGCAATTTATGATCAACATAATGCCAAAAATGGCTAGAATGATAATAGATTTGTATTTATTCCTTCCTATCATTTCTGTTTTTTTCCCTCATTTATCATTTGCCTAGGGTAAAAGTAGAAAGTATTCCATTAAACATTTTGACATGATTGTTTTTGTCATTTAGCATTTCTCTAAGAGCTTTATCAACCATTTCTTTATGTGTAATCTTCCTTTTCTCTTCTCCACGAATTCTTGATTCAGGTATCATTCCAGGAATTCCCGACATAAAATTATAATCCAGCGATACAATGTAATATTTTCCTTTGTATTCTGTGTAACAATTGATTACGGTATCCCAACCACCTGCTCCTCCGTATACAATCCAGTAGTCTTTTTTAAAGGGGATACCGTTCAAGATTACTTTTTCAGTAAAAACGCGATTGGACAACATTGGGTCACTAGAGTTTTCTCTAAAGTAATAACGCCCCCCAAAAGTTCCACTAAGAGAAACAAAAGGTTTTTTATCAACAAAGATGTGTATAACAGCTCTTTCTTCTCCTGGAAGACGGATGCTAAGTGCAGATTCATTAAAGCATTTTATGGGTTCGCCTAAATACTTTACTTTAAATCCATATCTCTGGTTTTTATAAATTTTCCACTGCGAAAAACTAGTTTTTCCTTGTTGTCCTCTCGCAGAAGAAATGCAAATCAACATCCCTATACTTATTATTAAAACCAAAACCTTTTTCATGTTACCTCCTCCTTCTCCCCCAACCCAAAACCAAGCTAATTATAACCCCTTTTATTTTCATCCTATCTCCAATCTCCCTTCTCTAAACTTAAGCAAAAGATTAAAGTTTGAGAGAGAGTCCACATCAAGCCAAAACCAGCAACCTCAAAACTTTTTTCATTTTCCTCTTTTTATTCTAATAGGGCATTAATCTCATCATCCGTAAACCCAAATTGCCGAAAAATACGCAACACATAAGCGGGTGAAAGTTCTCCTGCTCCCATATCAATCGGAACAATTCTCTTTTTGCCTTCCATATAGCGAATATACAATTGGTGATCACCCCTTCCTTTTCTATAAAAGGCACAATCACCTCTTTGCAAAACACGGATTAACTCTTTCGGTTTAAGAGAAGGAATATTTTTACGCATATACAGCCTTTAATTCATATGATTCCAAAGCGGAATTTTTTACCTCTAGTGTCAAGAATTCATGTAGTTCTTTTATCGATATAGGCATACTGTATATGTCGCTTTCTTCCTTGCGAACATCCTCGAAGGAAAAAACAGCCTCCATAAGTTTCTTAATTGCCTCTTCTTTAGTTATCCCTTGCCCTACCAATCCATTCTCTAAACACAAAGCTACCCAAAATTCTTTGCTTTTTCTAACTACGGCTGTATAGAAATTCACCGCCTTTCACCTCCTATATTGCTCTTTTTATTTTACAGCTTATTCCTGTTTTAAGCAAGGGTTAATAAGCCTTTATTTCCTTATTTTTTCTAAACTGCCTCATTGTAGGTTCCTGCCGCAACAATTATCCTATCGCCACTGGTTGCTGCATTTGCATTTATTGCCGCCTGGATGGTGGTATAACTTCCTGGCACATACAAATCCGCTGCCATTGTCTCATAGCCCCAAATTAGCCCTAAAACTACTAAAGCACAAACCTTTTTCAAAACTGATAGGAAATTGCTTTTTTGAGTGTTTTGGATATTATATCCATTTGTGCCCATTGTGAGGATATGTTACCACAAATTTTATCCTTTGTCAACAAAAATCGGCTCTTTTGAAAATTAGTATCAAAGAGAGCGTTGCGTAGAACTTAAGGCTATATTTACGGTCCCTGCCATTGTGTTACCTCATTTCTTGCCATCTTTTTGTATTTCTTGACATTTTGGAGTCCCAAAAGACAACCCAGAGGGGCATTAACCAGTCGATAATTGGTTATTTGGATGCATTGTTCCCCTCCTAATTTAAAACTTACTTCTGTTGTCTTTATCGACTTAATCAATCATAACCTTTAACCACTTTAGAATTTACAACTATATAACACCTCCTCATCTTGATGTCAACTAAGCAGATTATCTCTTTTTTATAGCTTTGGCATCTTTTATCACCCAAAACTCATCCCAAACCCGCACCATAACTAAAAACTATTTGCAACGCTCTCGTATCAAAAACCTGTTTGACTAAGACAAATTCACAAAAAATCACCATTAACAATGATGAGTTAGAACACAATTATCCTCTGGGGGAAGTCGGGTCGGGGGACACAATACTAAATTTTGAGGGAAAAATAAAGTATTGTGTCTCCGTAATTGCCCTTTGTGCTTTGTGTGCGGGATAGTTCAATCGATAGTTGCAAAAATCTACAACCCTAAATCCCATCTCAACCCACAACGACCGTATGCCGCAAAGCGTAAAATTCTATCATCCTAAATCTCCCCTGCCTGCTTTAATATCTCCAGATATAACTCATTACTCACCCTGAAGTCTTTGGCAATCAATTCATCAACATATGGCTTCACTTCTGAAATAAGTCCACCAGACTTAGCCGCCACCAATATACCAAGTGTCCCAGTCTTGCTGATTCCTATTCTATCCGCCGTTATTCTCGCAGGTTTCTCATCTAACAAGACTAAATCTCCATTTAATTCTGATGCCAACACCAGGGTTTCACTTTCACCAGCACTTAGAGTTGCCCGAAGAATACTTACCGAAAGTCGATTTTGCACCTTTTCTCGCTTTATCCATTCCGCCTTTTCTACTTCTTGTGCTCCCAACCTTTCTTTTCCTTTTAGGGCAATTTCTTCATAAACTGCTTCAGGAATATAGAGCGTAGCATACATCGACTTTAATAGATGGAGCTTATTAATCTTAGCCAGCGAGATAAGCGGGGTGGCATTTGAGACGACAATCATTTTTGCATCATCTCCTTTGCCACAGCAATATCTTCAGCTAACTCATCAGGTGTCTGTCTGAAGAACGGTATATTATTCTTTGCTAGCACCTCGATAAACTCCATCCTGCTTATTTCCACCAATTCAGATGCCTTGCCTGAAGATATTTTGCCTTCCTGAAACAATTTTAAAGCAGCCAGCTCCTTTAATTTTTGAGAAAACTGCTGCTTTGTAGTACCCAGAATAGCAAGAACCTCATCTGGCATCTCTACTTGAGCTACACTCATACCCATTAAAGTCACCTCCTATCTTTTTATGAACGCTCTCGGATAAAATTTAGCGTTGATTTTATTAGCCGTTCCGGCTAATTATTTTTTCCTTCTCCCCCAATATTTTTGAGCGAAATTCTTACTTCCTTTCTTTACTTAGTTCCAATTTCCTTCTATATCTCCAGGTCCGCACATGGACAGGGATAAATTCTATCCCTACCGATATATGCACTTAGAAAAAATCCCACCTCCTTAATTCCCTGCCCGCGAAGGAGAAGGGAAAGTAGTTCCTTTAACCTTAATGCGGGGAGGTTTCTCTTCTAACCGCATAGATCGAATAATTGTGCTGAATAGTTACTTTTCCCCCTTATAATTTCCCTAAATCTTCCTTTGCAGTCTTTGCGTCCTGGCGTGAAACTTACTTTTTTTTCACGCAAAGGTTACTCTGAAAAATGAATTTATACCACGAATACCACGCATGGCACGAAGCTTCACTAAGACTATCACTTGTATTTGTAACTATTTCTCCAAATGAAATGCAAGGTGATTGGGTAATCAGGTGATTCAGATAAAGCGTTAAACCGGTCACTGATAACCGATAACTGATTACCCGGATTCCACTTCAGATGGCTAAAGTATTACTAATTTCAGGGTTATCTTCCTTAGTGTTCTTAGTGCCTTATTGTTTTTTTTATTGTCTCGCTAACCTTACCACCTTATTTATCTCTTCCTTTGAAAGTCCGGTTATCTTAGCAATCACATCAATATTAAATCCCTCTGAATACATAGCCTTAGCATCCTCTACTGCTTTCCTATATTCACCTTGTTGTATCCCTTGTTGTAATCCTTGTTGCATTCCTTGTTCTATCAATTTCATAGCGGTAGTCATTGTTGCTTCACCCCCTTTCTCGGAAATCTTCTTCACTACCTCTACTACATCTTCTACTCCTATCTCGGTGCTACTGTAAATATACCGAATAACACCTTCCAAAAATTTTAGCCCTTTCTCCTCCTCGTAACACATCTGCCCTATCTCTAAAAAATCCCCGATATGCTCCCGCAATTTCCCCTCATCATATATGCTCTTCATCACTAATAAGGCTATCCTAAGAGTTACATCCAAAAGAACCTGCCCCTTTATCTCCTCATCACTATACCTCGATAAATCTGTCAATAAATAATCAAATTCAGGAATATATCTCTTTAATCCCTCATCTATCCCTTTAAAATATTCAGATAACCCTTTCACTACCCATCGTTCTTTACCGTGATAAAAAATAATAGGTATAACAGGTCTTAAACCCTCTTTCTGTTTGATATTTGTCTCCCATATCTTAAGGATATACCGTAGAAGCTGTAAATGCGGGTATTTGACTGCCTTGCTCTTATGTTCAAATAAAAGCGAAACCTTTACCTTGCTCTTAGCCTTGTAAAGACAATTATAAACTATGTCTGAAAAGTTCTCTTTTAGTTCCTCATCAATGTAAGAGTTATTATCCAATTCCAGGGTTGATAAATCAAGGTTTTTCTTCAGAGCATCGGGTAAAATGCTGTTGATAAAATTAGAGGCATTCTCTTTGTTTGAAAATATCTCTTTGAAGAAACTGTCATGTGGATTTGATATCTCCATCTTATCTCCTTACCCCAGTTTTGTTCTAACTGGTATGATAACACATAACATAGAAGAAGTCAAGTTGTTTGTTTTTTTCCGCACAAATTAAGGCAATGTTCTTGTTGATATAGATTGCCTCATTATAACTTCCAGGAGCAACAAAAATGGTATCGCCCGGATTTGCGGCATTTATTGCGGATTGAATGGTGGGATAAGACCCTGGCATATAACGGTCTGCTCCAAAGGCTGCATTTAAACCCAAAACTCCCAAAATTCCCAATAGTAATAACATCCTTTTCATCTTTATTCGACATCCTTGATATTACTCACCTTTCTTAAGAAGGTTAAAACTGAGGTTGAAGTAGGAATATATTGCCTGATTATTTCTCTCTTTCCTCAAAGGAAAAATCTTCCTCTTTAACGATAACCTTGATTTTATCCACCTTGAACACACTTATTGAACCTACCCATAATGTCCAATCTCATAATCTTTCTAATACCAGATCACAGAGACTTTCCTTGATCCAAATATCTTTTCGTCGCTTGATTTGTTGAATTAACAAAATTCCTTCATCTCTGATAAGAACATTTCTTTTTACTGCTTCCAGGAGAACACTTAATGTTCCTTTTGGTTTCAAACCATATCTTATGGCGACCTCTCTGGCAGTAGCATCGTCAATTAATACAAAATCTGCTTTTATCACAAGAGCCAACTCAAGCGTTGTTTTTTCTCCTTCCTCTATCTCTGTTACACATTGAAGTTTATCTAACAGAACTTTTCTCATTTTAAATATCCCTCTGGAAAAGTAGTCACGGATTAGGTAAGCATCTGATACTCCCTGACTTATCCCTGAAACAACTGTTTCCTCATAAACCTCTTCTGCCACAAAAACAGAACCATAGAGTTTCTGTAATATATCAAGCCGTCCAAGTTTGCCAAACGCTATCAATGGTCCAGCATTACTGACAATTTTCATCCCTTAATCTCCTCTATCATTTCATTCGTCACACGAGGTTCAATACCTCTTCTGCGTGCTTCTTCAATCATTTCTCTCAATGACAAATTGGCAATTTTAGCCGCTTTCCAGACTGATATACCGCCTTTGCGAAGCATAATAAGAGCTTTTTCTATACGCATCTCACGCATACCAATCAAAAAGAACTGTTCAATCTCTTCTTCAGACAACCCTTTTGCTTCCTCTGGTAATTCTATAGTTATTTGCATAACTTACACCTCCAATTATTAGTTCCGTGAAAACAATGTTTAATATATCACCTTTGATTGCAAATGTCAAAAGAAAATTGACTCACCACAGCAATTCTCAGTGAAGGAGAAGACAGAGAAGTTTATCACAAAATTTCCTCATCATCCCCTTACTGATTATTAGCTTCCTCAAAGAAGGTGGGATAAAATTTCCACCCTACGACTGTATGTGTCAGCAGAGATATAGATAGTATCCCCATTATTTGCGGCATTTATTGCGGATTGGATTGATTGACCTGGATTAACAAACAAATCCGCCGCCATTACCTCCCTGGATAGGAAAACTACTCCTAAAATTACTAACCTAACAATCTTCCACATTTTTTCCCCTCTTCCTTATTTTATTCAGGTCTTTTGGCAAATCCAAACTGAACAAAATGAGAATCATTAGTAAAAGCCTCAGTAAGTCTTTGCCATTTCATCACTGCAAAGGTCGGGCAGTCAGCAAATGAAAAGGTTTTATCCTCATATTTCTTA contains:
- a CDS encoding type II toxin-antitoxin system HicA family toxin, producing the protein MRKNIPSLKPKELIRVLQRGDCAFYRKGRGDHQLYIRYMEGKKRIVPIDMGAGELSPAYVLRIFRQFGFTDDEINALLE
- a CDS encoding UPF0175 family protein, producing the protein MGMSVAQVEMPDEVLAILGTTKQQFSQKLKELAALKLFQEGKISSGKASELVEISRMEFIEVLAKNNIPFFRQTPDELAEDIAVAKEMMQK
- a CDS encoding Rpn family recombination-promoting nuclease/putative transposase — translated: MEISNPHDSFFKEIFSNKENASNFINSILPDALKKNLDLSTLELDNNSYIDEELKENFSDIVYNCLYKAKSKVKVSLLFEHKSKAVKYPHLQLLRYILKIWETNIKQKEGLRPVIPIIFYHGKERWVVKGLSEYFKGIDEGLKRYIPEFDYLLTDLSRYSDEEIKGQVLLDVTLRIALLVMKSIYDEGKLREHIGDFLEIGQMCYEEEKGLKFLEGVIRYIYSSTEIGVEDVVEVVKKISEKGGEATMTTAMKLIEQGMQQGLQQGIQQGEYRKAVEDAKAMYSEGFNIDVIAKITGLSKEEINKVVRLARQ
- a CDS encoding DUF3368 domain-containing protein; amino-acid sequence: MIVVSNATPLISLAKINKLHLLKSMYATLYIPEAVYEEIALKGKERLGAQEVEKAEWIKREKVQNRLSVSILRATLSAGESETLVLASELNGDLVLLDEKPARITADRIGISKTGTLGILVAAKSGGLISEVKPYVDELIAKDFRVSNELYLEILKQAGEI
- a CDS encoding type II toxin-antitoxin system HicB family antitoxin yields the protein MNFYTAVVRKSKEFWVALCLENGLVGQGITKEEAIKKLMEAVFSFEDVRKEESDIYSMPISIKELHEFLTLEVKNSALESYELKAVYA
- a CDS encoding UPF0175 family protein; translation: MQITIELPEEAKGLSEEEIEQFFLIGMREMRIEKALIMLRKGGISVWKAAKIANLSLREMIEEARRRGIEPRVTNEMIEEIKG